The following proteins are co-located in the Lachnospiraceae bacterium genome:
- a CDS encoding beta-lactamase family protein, whose product MTDLNQKLKRYINEEMEYWDFSGVIRVIQKGEILFESCRGYASIEFGVKNTMATRFTVASVTKQFTAFAIMLLQDKGLLQLDEKANRYLPPHLQLPSEITVHHLLSHTSGLHNSYNFEDDFYVNEDRKPYDKELFFKNWIVKEPIRKPGEVFEYNNFNYTLLAWIIEFVSGQSYHEFLQQHIFSKLEMHDTTFDNDQDILINKASQYMRNYGILVRIPYTNNLYGIGAGALVTSCDDLQKWYECLKNKCILSDRGYEIYLSENKNHYCYGLERCDEAGVISYMHGGDFFGVSAYTRYYFDEDLCILIMTNTESVDQYRLGSSIGEILHGGEPAR is encoded by the coding sequence ATGACAGATTTAAACCAGAAGCTAAAGCGCTATATTAATGAAGAGATGGAGTACTGGGATTTTTCCGGTGTGATTAGGGTCATACAAAAGGGAGAAATTCTATTTGAGAGCTGCCGCGGGTATGCTAGTATTGAGTTTGGCGTTAAAAATACAATGGCCACTCGTTTTACGGTTGCATCAGTTACAAAACAGTTTACGGCATTTGCAATTATGCTTCTGCAAGATAAAGGATTGCTGCAGCTGGACGAAAAGGCAAACCGGTATTTGCCGCCCCATCTTCAGCTGCCATCGGAGATAACGGTCCATCATCTTTTATCCCATACATCAGGATTACATAATAGCTATAATTTTGAAGATGATTTTTATGTGAATGAGGACAGAAAGCCCTATGATAAAGAGTTGTTTTTTAAAAACTGGATTGTGAAGGAGCCTATTAGAAAACCAGGAGAAGTATTTGAGTATAATAATTTTAACTATACTCTACTGGCATGGATCATTGAATTTGTTTCCGGACAGAGCTATCATGAATTTCTACAGCAGCATATATTTTCTAAGCTTGAAATGCATGACACGACATTTGACAATGATCAGGACATTCTGATTAACAAAGCCAGCCAGTATATGCGTAACTATGGTATATTGGTCAGGATTCCCTATACTAACAATTTGTATGGCATAGGTGCAGGGGCACTGGTTACGAGCTGTGATGATTTGCAGAAATGGTATGAATGTCTTAAAAATAAATGCATTTTATCAGACCGCGGATATGAAATCTATTTATCAGAAAATAAAAATCACTATTGCTATGGGTTGGAGCGATGTGATGAGGCCGGTGTTATCAGCTATATGCATGGAGGGGATTTTTTCGGAGTGTCTGCTTATACACGGTATTATTTTGATGAGGATCTTTGTATTCTTATCATGACCAATACAGAATCTGTAGATCAATACCGTCTAGGAAGCTCGATTGGAGAAATTCTGCACGGCGGCGAGCCTGCGAGATAA
- a CDS encoding NUDIX domain-containing protein, with protein sequence MKEIRFYEQVEDELLKFAVIISKNRGQYIFCKHRSRSTWEIPGGHREPGETIMDTAKRELYEETGALEFDIKPVCVYSVTDPERFNGEESFGMLFFADITRFEAELHNEIEKIIAMDALPEQLTYPDIQPALMEEAGRRGYR encoded by the coding sequence ATGAAAGAAATCAGGTTCTATGAACAGGTAGAAGATGAGCTGCTTAAGTTTGCTGTTATCATATCTAAAAATAGGGGACAGTATATTTTTTGTAAGCATCGAAGCCGCAGCACTTGGGAAATTCCTGGCGGTCATCGTGAGCCAGGTGAAACGATTATGGATACGGCGAAGAGGGAGCTGTATGAGGAAACGGGCGCCTTGGAATTTGACATAAAACCCGTATGCGTATATTCTGTTACAGACCCCGAGCGCTTCAACGGAGAAGAATCCTTCGGCATGTTATTTTTTGCTGATATAACACGCTTTGAGGCAGAACTGCATAATGAGATTGAAAAAATTATAGCTATGGACGCATTGCCGGAGCAACTGACCTATCCGGATATTCAGCCTGCTTTAATGGAGGAGGCAGGGAGACGGGGTTATCGATAA
- a CDS encoding AAA family ATPase — translation MKTKTVRLTKIEITNFKNVEHGVLSFENTRKAYSASILGLYGQNGSGKTALIDALSLLKYALTGQSLPASFVDFVNVNAEHAKVKYTLQIANQDTDGIYDVQYELCIRKEADESGPNIEQSPHEPVQYKAAIFDEVLACAYQEEGKKYKLQPVVDTRTEDVFGPASKYKLLVGHNAKTAATLLAGKQMAALVSKSFIFSAALLNVLRKNCKETLYLDLFESLIWYGNYELFVINTARAGLITMNTLPLTFQYKEGNRSSAGSLMIHLNAPSLIPQEALERVEKVVRNMNGVLVQLVPGLTIGVKNLGTEMFPTGDAGIRIQLVSRKNSKDIPLQYESEGIKKIVSVLQLLIVVYNQASITVAIDELDAGVFEYLLGELLRIISEKGKGQLIFTSHNLRPLETLDKGFIAFTTSNPRNRYIRFANIKTNHNLRDFYYRDIVLGEQSESVYEPTDNYEIALAFREAGELSGS, via the coding sequence ATGAAAACAAAAACGGTTCGCCTGACAAAGATTGAAATCACCAACTTCAAAAATGTAGAGCATGGCGTTTTAAGCTTTGAAAACACACGCAAGGCCTACAGTGCCAGCATTTTAGGGCTGTATGGGCAGAACGGCTCTGGCAAAACGGCTTTGATTGACGCTCTTTCTCTGCTTAAGTATGCGCTGACAGGGCAGTCGCTGCCGGCAAGCTTTGTTGACTTTGTTAATGTCAATGCGGAGCATGCAAAGGTAAAATATACACTGCAGATTGCCAATCAGGACACAGACGGCATCTATGACGTACAATATGAGCTCTGTATCCGCAAGGAGGCTGATGAATCCGGCCCCAATATTGAGCAAAGCCCCCATGAGCCTGTTCAGTACAAGGCCGCTATTTTTGACGAGGTGCTGGCCTGTGCTTATCAGGAAGAGGGCAAAAAATATAAACTGCAGCCGGTCGTAGACACCCGTACGGAGGACGTCTTTGGCCCGGCCAGCAAATATAAACTGCTGGTTGGACATAATGCCAAGACGGCAGCAACGCTGCTGGCCGGCAAGCAGATGGCGGCGCTCGTGTCAAAGTCGTTTATTTTCTCTGCAGCGCTTTTGAATGTTCTGCGGAAAAACTGCAAAGAAACGCTCTATTTAGATCTGTTTGAAAGCCTCATATGGTATGGCAATTATGAGCTGTTTGTGATCAATACAGCCCGTGCCGGCCTAATCACAATGAATACCCTGCCGCTCACCTTTCAATATAAAGAAGGCAACCGATCATCGGCAGGCAGCCTGATGATCCATCTGAACGCGCCCTCACTGATTCCGCAGGAGGCGTTGGAGCGGGTGGAAAAGGTCGTCCGTAACATGAACGGCGTTCTGGTGCAGCTGGTCCCCGGCCTCACAATTGGCGTCAAAAATTTGGGAACCGAGATGTTTCCTACCGGCGATGCCGGTATAAGGATTCAGCTGGTGTCCCGAAAGAACAGTAAGGATATTCCGCTGCAATATGAGTCTGAAGGCATTAAGAAGATCGTGTCGGTGCTGCAGCTTTTGATCGTGGTGTATAATCAGGCGTCCATCACGGTGGCCATTGATGAGCTGGACGCGGGCGTGTTTGAATATCTGCTGGGCGAGCTGCTGCGCATCATATCGGAAAAGGGCAAGGGGCAGCTGATTTTTACGTCGCATAACCTGCGCCCGCTGGAGACGCTGGATAAAGGATTTATCGCGTTTACGACCTCCAATCCGCGCAACCGCTATATTCGTTTTGCCAATATCAAAACGAACCACAATCTGCGTGATTTTTATTATCGTGATATCGTGCTGGGCGAGCAGAGTGAGAGTGTTTATGAGCCCACGGATAACTATGAGATTGCGCTGGCATTCAGAGAGGCTGGTGAGCTCAGTGGCTCGTAA
- a CDS encoding DUF1016 domain-containing protein produces MSELMRIDEEYRSWIQELGDRYRTSQIKASIRVNNEMLMYYWSVGKDITERHANSKWGNKFFQNMSMDISEMIPNTKGFSPTNLRYMMRFYECFKDLEFVPQVEEHFEMASNKVFMIPWGHIKLLIDKCHDNLRKFNFYIDKIIENNWSRAVLLNFLGTDLYERQGHAITNFQYTLPKETGDLAQEITKDPYNFDFIAIRQGYNEKELKDALMDNVQNFLMELGSGFAFVGREYRLQVGNTEQYIDMLFYNVKRHCYVVVEVKVVEFESGFISQTAIYVSAVNHILRGEGDTQTIGLLICKTKDNILAKYAVETFTEPIGISEYELNALMPKDFKGTLPTIEELERGLSKDTVNY; encoded by the coding sequence ATGAGCGAGTTAATGCGTATTGATGAGGAATATAGAAGTTGGATACAGGAGCTTGGAGATAGATATAGGACCAGCCAGATTAAAGCTTCTATTCGTGTGAATAATGAGATGTTAATGTATTATTGGTCAGTAGGAAAAGATATTACAGAAAGACATGCTAACAGTAAGTGGGGAAATAAATTTTTTCAAAATATGAGTATGGATATATCCGAGATGATTCCGAATACAAAGGGATTTTCTCCGACTAATTTGCGTTACATGATGCGTTTTTATGAATGTTTTAAAGATTTAGAATTTGTTCCCCAAGTTGAGGAACATTTTGAGATGGCATCGAATAAGGTGTTTATGATTCCGTGGGGACATATCAAGTTGTTGATTGATAAGTGTCACGATAATCTGAGGAAATTTAATTTTTACATTGATAAGATTATTGAAAATAACTGGTCAAGAGCTGTTTTATTGAATTTTTTGGGAACAGACTTATATGAACGGCAAGGACACGCAATTACCAATTTTCAGTATACATTGCCTAAAGAAACAGGTGATTTGGCACAGGAAATAACCAAAGACCCATATAATTTCGACTTTATAGCAATTCGCCAAGGATATAATGAAAAAGAATTAAAAGATGCATTGATGGATAATGTGCAGAATTTTCTAATGGAACTAGGAAGCGGATTTGCGTTTGTAGGAAGAGAGTACAGGTTGCAGGTTGGTAATACAGAGCAGTATATTGACATGTTGTTTTACAATGTAAAGCGTCATTGTTATGTGGTTGTTGAAGTAAAAGTTGTTGAATTTGAATCAGGATTTATTTCGCAGACGGCTATATATGTTTCAGCGGTAAACCATATTCTTAGGGGTGAAGGAGATACACAGACGATAGGACTTCTTATTTGTAAAACTAAAGATAATATATTGGCAAAATATGCAGTAGAAACATTCACAGAACCAATAGGAATATCTGAATATGAATTAAATGCATTGATGCCAAAAGATTTTAAAGGCACATTGCCTACGATAGAAGAATTGGAGCGGGGCTTGAGTAAAGATACGGTGAATTATTAA
- a CDS encoding GNAT family N-acetyltransferase: MITHKGTQTLHTERLILRKFTVDDAQAMFENWASDERVTRYLTWCPHTSPESTKKLLDLWCAAYKPDTYNWVLEYEGAPIGNISVVRINEKNEWAELGYCMGYAYWNKGLMPEAAKAVINFLFTEIGVNRIGISHAVKNPASGRVAQKCGLTLEGTKREYFKTADGEFLDISEYGILRSDWEKSSI; encoded by the coding sequence ATGATTACACATAAGGGAACGCAGACTTTACACACTGAAAGGCTTATACTGCGAAAATTCACCGTTGACGATGCACAGGCCATGTTTGAAAACTGGGCAAGCGACGAAAGAGTGACCCGCTATCTGACCTGGTGCCCTCATACATCTCCGGAATCCACTAAAAAGCTCCTTGATCTCTGGTGTGCTGCTTATAAGCCCGATACCTATAATTGGGTTTTGGAATACGAAGGTGCGCCTATCGGCAACATCAGTGTTGTTCGAATCAACGAAAAAAACGAATGGGCAGAGCTTGGCTATTGTATGGGCTATGCTTATTGGAACAAGGGTCTTATGCCGGAAGCTGCCAAGGCTGTTATAAACTTTTTATTTACAGAGATTGGTGTAAATCGCATCGGCATATCGCATGCCGTTAAAAACCCGGCCTCTGGTCGGGTAGCTCAGAAATGCGGACTCACTCTCGAAGGAACGAAGCGTGAATATTTTAAAACCGCAGACGGTGAATTTCTTGATATATCCGAATACGGGATTCTCAGAAGCGACTGGGAAAAGTCTTCTATCTAA
- a CDS encoding AEC family transporter: MDFSNIIIALCKLFFLLLLGYFLHKKKILDTHTDDGISSLIVNATNPALILSSLGATGASTKSDVLRLVLFGAGFYMLLLVLAFFMVRLFRIQRSKRNTAQLLLIFSNTGFMAIPVLQTLYGDIAVFYCSILNLPFNFLIYSYGVYLLTRDAQTSTAHKISLRQLINPGIVASVLALVLYFSGLHLPSAVQDTLGFLGNVTPPLSMLLLGSVLADYPLASMFKDGRLNLMLFVKLLLLPALAYVFSVLLFSDSVIIGINTLTFAMPCAAMTVMLCKEYKGDSMSASVGVVFSTVLSLLTIPLIFAVFILH; this comes from the coding sequence ATGGATTTTTCAAACATCATCATTGCCCTCTGCAAGCTATTCTTTCTGCTGCTCCTGGGCTACTTTCTACATAAGAAAAAAATTCTCGACACCCATACCGACGACGGCATTTCGTCCCTGATCGTCAACGCCACCAATCCGGCCCTCATCCTTTCCTCACTGGGCGCCACAGGCGCAAGCACAAAGAGCGACGTGCTCCGCCTTGTGCTATTTGGAGCCGGCTTCTATATGCTATTGCTCGTGCTGGCATTTTTCATGGTCCGGCTGTTTCGCATCCAGCGCAGCAAGAGAAATACCGCGCAGCTTCTGCTCATTTTTTCCAACACCGGCTTCATGGCCATCCCCGTCCTGCAGACCCTATATGGGGATATCGCCGTATTTTATTGCTCGATTTTAAATCTGCCCTTCAACTTTCTGATCTACTCCTACGGCGTCTACCTGCTCACGCGAGATGCCCAGACTTCTACTGCGCACAAGATCAGCCTGCGCCAGCTCATTAACCCCGGCATTGTTGCCAGCGTGCTGGCCTTGGTTCTCTACTTTTCGGGACTGCACCTGCCGTCCGCCGTGCAGGATACGCTGGGCTTTTTGGGAAACGTGACGCCGCCGCTTTCGATGCTGCTGCTGGGCAGCGTGCTGGCGGATTATCCGCTTGCCAGCATGTTTAAGGACGGACGGCTCAACCTGATGCTCTTTGTCAAATTGCTGCTGCTGCCGGCGCTGGCCTATGTGTTTTCGGTGCTGCTCTTCAGCGACAGCGTGATCATCGGCATCAATACGCTCACCTTTGCCATGCCCTGCGCCGCCATGACGGTCATGCTCTGCAAGGAATATAAAGGCGATTCGATGAGCGCTTCCGTCGGCGTCGTGTTTTCTACCGTCTTGTCGCTGCTGACCATTCCGTTGATTTTTGCCGTTTTTATCCTACACTAA
- a CDS encoding DUF3502 domain-containing protein, producing the protein MRKMIRNKKTIWALSILILLGMAALVCCRQTEPLTTENNSKQENSLDRLFPEEESKQESGAAATQEKTAAEYHFYPEDMSIYGDKTVIHLGVLNFLPGDNFRGIYEQEHQQIECFNEYLVKQNAPYVVQIVGCTNRSQLYDAHLLEQTERELGFTFDLVNFWGHFFSADDLAQYMEPMEEHLAAELLPLYETRPTNYWSLLRENGHIYNLYDQTNDFYSLAIIYQKISYGEDHCITEGFLNKLAENQEITQSLGTIQEFLLQNTMKTWHFSAGTGTRFLQNGMQRIPFTNWYPDTYFASVAPLIGVDFVSGSEEIISLLDSPTFQAITEQYRFIKKERYLSNGDGTFAIINRVGRSLEEYDILLPFEQPIYYNEPYEDGHRYMTVRKDSGHKEEVMDLIIKLTTNREAAEIFYMGNAAEIKENTFFLPYYRFINGRSLVSGQDAEQVNAMIEQALPTPVTGFVFDKKPVKDEILAVERYLEQSAALTELEKAENWDEWDKWYHQLKEELDELGFQKILQEANRQYQEWRTQ; encoded by the coding sequence ATGAGAAAAATGATAAGAAATAAAAAAACAATATGGGCACTTAGCATTTTAATTTTATTAGGCATGGCAGCGCTGGTATGCTGCAGGCAAACAGAGCCTCTAACCACAGAAAACAATTCTAAGCAGGAAAATAGTCTCGACCGGCTCTTTCCCGAAGAAGAATCAAAACAGGAAAGCGGTGCAGCAGCAACTCAGGAGAAAACCGCGGCAGAATACCATTTTTATCCGGAAGATATGTCCATTTATGGTGATAAAACGGTGATTCATTTAGGCGTGCTTAATTTTCTGCCCGGCGATAATTTCCGCGGAATCTATGAGCAGGAGCACCAGCAGATTGAATGCTTTAATGAGTATTTAGTAAAGCAGAATGCACCCTATGTTGTGCAGATCGTAGGCTGCACCAACCGGTCACAGCTGTACGATGCGCATTTGCTGGAACAAACCGAAAGAGAGCTCGGCTTTACCTTTGATCTTGTTAATTTTTGGGGCCATTTCTTTTCAGCAGATGATTTAGCACAGTACATGGAGCCGATGGAGGAGCACCTGGCAGCAGAATTGCTGCCTCTTTACGAAACCAGACCGACCAATTACTGGAGCCTATTGCGGGAAAACGGCCATATCTATAATCTATATGATCAGACAAATGATTTCTATTCTCTAGCCATTATTTATCAAAAAATATCATATGGGGAAGATCATTGCATTACAGAAGGTTTTTTAAACAAACTGGCGGAAAATCAGGAAATTACGCAATCACTGGGAACCATACAAGAATTTTTGTTGCAAAACACAATGAAAACATGGCATTTTTCTGCCGGGACAGGTACGCGGTTTTTGCAGAACGGAATGCAAAGGATACCATTTACAAACTGGTACCCGGATACATACTTTGCCAGCGTAGCGCCGCTCATTGGCGTTGACTTTGTATCGGGATCAGAGGAAATAATCAGTTTATTGGATTCGCCCACGTTTCAGGCGATCACAGAGCAATACCGATTTATCAAAAAAGAGCGCTACCTATCCAATGGTGACGGTACTTTTGCCATTATTAACCGTGTAGGAAGATCCTTAGAAGAGTATGATATCCTGCTTCCTTTTGAGCAGCCAATTTATTATAACGAGCCCTACGAAGACGGACATCGCTATATGACGGTTCGCAAAGACTCAGGGCATAAAGAAGAGGTTATGGATTTAATCATAAAGCTTACTACCAATCGCGAAGCGGCAGAAATCTTTTATATGGGAAATGCAGCAGAGATTAAAGAAAATACTTTTTTCCTTCCTTATTATCGTTTTATAAATGGAAGATCCCTTGTCTCCGGACAAGATGCAGAGCAGGTGAATGCCATGATTGAGCAGGCGCTTCCCACGCCGGTGACAGGCTTTGTTTTTGATAAAAAGCCAGTTAAGGATGAGATTCTGGCAGTTGAACGCTATCTGGAGCAATCAGCAGCATTAACAGAGCTGGAGAAAGCAGAAAACTGGGACGAGTGGGACAAATGGTATCATCAGCTTAAAGAAGAATTAGATGAGCTTGGTTTCCAGAAAATCCTGCAAGAAGCAAACCGTCAATATCAGGAGTGGAGGACGCAATGA
- a CDS encoding family 20 glycosylhydrolase — protein sequence MAYRAATNAGGVIEQRLQAMKAEPCEVQAKDYYCVVTRADFVKLPPLSAYLKESPDGYRLYADEQSIVIQAASPRGVLYGWQEWKKQGHIQVGLFKEDAPELSFRAAHMDLRYGFPNRKRLEGILENLIDLRYNTLILETENRLPFTSHPDIVEEEHFTADDLQWLNTYAKEHYLELIPLQQTLGHLEYALKKPAYAELREVRHQPENDPLYYPGVTGGMHYHDFDEICPCREAGYELVESLLQETMQFFPESRYIHIGSDEAWNLLYCPDCRKKYEKTGKTGLLLEHINRIADKVLSAGKTPIIWDDMLRHMTPAELGKLNPEIIVMSWLYYTPDSVPFISDFQKAGLQVLGAGAAKCSVGKVEALDMPDYEGRLANVDWWIQRCADFSLAGFAMTVWSNYSGTIAPPHPQFETAWLPLSYAAQKMWDPSLSQSDFLQSFMSDFFGVSQPLTGLGIGALLPQAEKAAEAAKQHSFEARMWHLALTAQIYRQKSQFVMRELYRYHQPITKAEKELLDRRVAEVTRLREWLKPQLQEALQSCYSVRETNIFMASRFETDEIIYKAYEG from the coding sequence ATGGCATATAGAGCAGCGACAAATGCAGGCGGCGTAATCGAGCAGCGCCTGCAGGCAATGAAGGCCGAGCCCTGCGAGGTGCAGGCAAAGGATTATTACTGCGTGGTCACGCGGGCAGATTTTGTGAAGCTCCCGCCACTTTCAGCATATCTGAAGGAAAGCCCCGACGGCTACCGCCTTTATGCAGACGAGCAGTCCATCGTCATTCAGGCGGCTTCGCCGCGCGGTGTGCTGTACGGCTGGCAGGAATGGAAAAAGCAGGGGCATATTCAGGTAGGCCTCTTTAAGGAAGATGCGCCGGAGCTCAGCTTCCGCGCCGCGCATATGGATCTGCGCTATGGATTTCCCAACCGGAAGCGGCTTGAAGGCATTCTCGAAAACCTGATTGATCTGCGCTACAACACATTGATTCTGGAGACTGAAAACCGTTTGCCGTTTACATCCCATCCCGATATTGTAGAAGAGGAGCATTTTACAGCGGATGATCTGCAGTGGCTGAATACTTATGCCAAGGAGCACTATCTGGAGCTCATTCCGCTGCAGCAAACGCTCGGGCATCTGGAATATGCGCTCAAAAAGCCGGCCTACGCCGAGCTTCGCGAGGTGCGTCATCAGCCCGAGAACGATCCGCTTTATTATCCCGGTGTGACCGGCGGTATGCATTATCATGACTTTGATGAAATCTGTCCCTGCCGCGAGGCGGGCTATGAGCTGGTCGAATCACTTTTGCAGGAGACCATGCAGTTCTTCCCCGAAAGCCGCTACATCCACATCGGCAGCGACGAAGCGTGGAATCTGCTCTATTGTCCGGACTGTCGCAAAAAATATGAGAAGACCGGCAAGACAGGGCTTTTGCTGGAGCATATTAACCGCATTGCGGACAAAGTGCTGTCCGCTGGCAAGACGCCAATCATCTGGGATGATATGTTGCGGCACATGACCCCGGCAGAGCTTGGTAAGCTGAATCCGGAAATTATTGTCATGAGCTGGCTATATTACACGCCGGACAGCGTCCCCTTTATCAGCGATTTTCAGAAAGCAGGTCTGCAGGTGCTCGGCGCCGGCGCCGCCAAATGCAGCGTGGGTAAGGTGGAAGCACTTGATATGCCCGATTATGAAGGCCGGCTGGCCAACGTAGATTGGTGGATCCAGCGCTGCGCCGACTTCAGCCTCGCCGGCTTCGCCATGACGGTCTGGTCCAACTACAGCGGCACAATCGCGCCGCCGCATCCTCAATTTGAAACCGCATGGCTGCCGCTGAGCTATGCCGCGCAAAAGATGTGGGATCCATCGCTAAGCCAATCCGATTTTCTGCAAAGCTTTATGAGTGATTTCTTTGGCGTTTCGCAGCCGCTGACAGGACTTGGCATAGGTGCGCTGCTGCCACAGGCAGAAAAAGCTGCCGAAGCTGCTAAACAGCATTCGTTCGAGGCTCGTATGTGGCATCTGGCGTTGACGGCGCAAATCTACCGGCAAAAATCACAGTTTGTGATGCGGGAGCTGTATCGCTACCATCAGCCGATCACAAAGGCGGAGAAGGAGCTGCTGGATCGACGGGTGGCGGAGGTAACGCGCCTGCGGGAGTGGCTGAAACCGCAGCTGCAGGAAGCACTGCAGAGCTGCTATAGCGTCCGTGAGACGAATATATTTATGGCATCGCGTTTTGAAACAGATGAGATAATCTATAAGGCATATGAGGGGTGA
- a CDS encoding M3 family oligoendopeptidase, with translation MNSEWSLDVLYKGTQDPALQADIEKLQQQIDSYKELIASLGSEAPAVTLRKVVEAKEELQVLQRRLMGYFSLRRSANSSDSEGAAYQTKLQNMTAGLSKENVIFEKYVGQLENLDEILDSDDVLKQYHFYFQQVRQSVSHKISDEGEDVFAKMNLSGGQAWHDLFDYLTSVVVADYNGEEVTLAGIRALAGSDDPEVRKSAYEAELKTYDKIKHGIAYALNSIKLQVNTEAEMRGFASPLDMTLEQSRMQRATLEAMLEAMREYMPKFHAYLRHKAELLGHKNGLPWYDIAASVGKAGSQKFTVEEAHEYLVEHFNNFAPDLAQMVDQAFKEEWIDFYPRGGKVGGAFCSNLPFVKQSRILTNFTGGFGDVVTLAHELGHAYHGMQIQDHRPLNTGYTMPVAETASNFNELIIMNDAIAHATGEERLQLIESQIQDCTQVIVDIYSRFLFEDEVIRRRKDTFLFPEDLEQIMINAQKEAFGDGLDPEYLHPYMWCCKSHYYRPGLSYYNFPYAFGCLFSRGLYAKYLEEGEAFLPKYRELLKATTVDTVEHVAQIAGIDLTKPDFWRASLDIIAEKIDLFLEA, from the coding sequence ATGAATTCTGAATGGTCTTTAGACGTGCTCTATAAGGGCACACAGGATCCTGCGCTGCAGGCAGACATTGAGAAACTGCAGCAGCAGATCGATTCCTATAAAGAGCTCATCGCCTCTCTCGGCAGCGAGGCGCCGGCAGTAACGCTGCGCAAGGTAGTGGAGGCCAAGGAGGAACTGCAGGTTCTGCAGCGCCGCCTGATGGGATATTTCAGCCTGCGCCGCTCGGCCAACAGCTCCGACTCGGAGGGTGCGGCCTATCAAACCAAGCTTCAAAATATGACAGCTGGTCTTTCCAAAGAAAACGTAATTTTTGAGAAATACGTAGGCCAGCTCGAAAATCTGGACGAAATTTTAGACAGCGACGACGTATTAAAGCAGTATCATTTTTATTTCCAGCAGGTGCGTCAGTCCGTTTCCCACAAAATCAGCGATGAAGGCGAGGATGTATTCGCCAAGATGAACCTCTCCGGCGGCCAGGCATGGCATGACCTGTTCGATTATCTCACCTCTGTTGTGGTAGCAGATTACAACGGCGAAGAGGTCACACTCGCCGGCATTCGTGCGCTGGCTGGCAGCGACGACCCCGAGGTGCGCAAATCCGCCTATGAGGCCGAGCTCAAAACCTATGACAAGATCAAACACGGCATCGCCTATGCGCTCAACAGCATCAAGCTGCAGGTCAATACCGAGGCCGAAATGCGCGGCTTCGCAAGCCCGCTGGACATGACGCTGGAGCAGTCCCGCATGCAGAGAGCCACGCTCGAGGCTATGCTTGAGGCCATGCGCGAATACATGCCCAAATTTCACGCCTATCTGCGCCACAAGGCCGAGCTGCTCGGCCACAAAAACGGCCTGCCGTGGTACGACATCGCGGCCAGCGTGGGCAAGGCCGGCTCCCAAAAATTTACCGTCGAAGAGGCGCACGAATATCTGGTGGAGCACTTCAACAACTTCGCGCCCGATCTGGCGCAGATGGTTGATCAGGCCTTTAAGGAAGAATGGATCGATTTTTACCCGCGCGGCGGGAAAGTAGGCGGAGCGTTCTGCTCTAATCTGCCGTTTGTCAAACAGAGCCGCATCCTTACCAATTTTACGGGCGGCTTCGGAGACGTTGTTACGCTGGCGCATGAGCTTGGCCATGCATATCACGGCATGCAGATCCAGGATCACCGTCCGCTGAACACGGGCTATACGATGCCGGTGGCGGAGACGGCTTCTAACTTTAATGAGCTGATTATCATGAATGATGCGATTGCGCATGCGACCGGCGAGGAGAGGCTGCAGCTGATCGAGAGCCAGATTCAGGACTGCACGCAGGTGATTGTGGATATTTATTCGCGCTTCCTGTTTGAGGATGAGGTGATCCGCCGCCGCAAGGATACGTTCCTGTTCCCGGAGGATCTGGAGCAGATTATGATTAACGCGCAGAAGGAGGCATTTGGCGATGGGCTCGATCCGGAGTATCTGCATCCGTACATGTGGTGCTGCAAGAGCCATTATTATCGGCCGGGTCTTAGCTATTATAACTTCCCCTATGCATTTGGCTGCCTGTTCTCTCGGGGCCTGTATGCGAAGTATTTGGAGGAGGGCGAGGCGTTCCTGCCGAAGTACCGTGAGCTTTTGAAGGCGACGACGGTAGATACTGTGGAGCACGTGGCGCAGATTGCCGGCATTGATCTGACAAAGCCTGATTTCTGGCGCGCGAGCCTGGACATTATTGCAGAGAAGATTGATTTGTTTTTGGAAGCATAA